The sequence GGAAATCAGCATCTGTGTGCGCGGGCTGGCTTGCGATAGATTGAGTAGTCTAAGGCGAGCGATGGCGGTTTCCTTCTCGGAGGGCGTCAGGTGTTTGCGGACACCCTCATAAGCGGCAGCAACAACATCGGGATCATTGCTGGACAAAGCCCACTCCATTTCTGGGGCCGTGGCATTGGATCGCTCCATGGCAAAGAGCATCATCTTACGGCCTCGGGGATGAGCGTTCTCCAACGCCTTGGGAAAAAGCGAGAAGGCGGGGGTGCCCAGGTTTCTGAGGTTACTGACCACATTTGCGGAGCTATTCTCGTCTCCCCAGTACGGTTGGGAAGCGGTGATGAGCTGTGCGGCGTATCCGTTGATCTTCTCAGAGATCTTTAACGAGGCGACAGAGTTTGAATCATCCGGAGGCACCCCGGCCCAATGGCGGATAGCTTCAGGAGGCGGCGTCTTGCCGGTGGTATGGCTGTGGAGTTCATTCAAATTACTTGCGACGTTCTCCAACGCGTATATCGCTGCAGAACGCAGCTTCTCCTGGGCAGGAATGATTGCGGCTATCTCAGATATCAGATCAAAACTCTCCGCGTTCGAGCAGAGGGAGCCCAGGGTCTCGAAATCAGCGGCTCCGGTTACACGGGTTTGACGGAGTTGATCGCGAATAAAGTGTTGGAGCGAGGGTGAAATGAGTTCGTCCGGCTGCTTAAGAAAGACAACGATAGGTTTCTTACCATCGAGAGAATATGATGCGTTTTCGGATAGGATTCCCTTCCACCAAGAGGTGACCTGCACAGTTTGTGCGGCATCATGGAAGCTGCTTGCCTTCGGGGCTTTTGAGATGCTGAAACACAGTCCGTTGGAATCACTTTCTTCAAACCTGATAGACCCAAGCGGATCGTAGCGGAACCTGATACAGCCATTGGAATCTGTGAGGAGAAACTTTCTGCCTTTCTTCACACGATCATGTTCGGCCGTCGCGAACAGGCCGATGCCCCTGGCCGGGGAACCGTCGGCTGCCAAGACCTGAACTGTACGCTCGACGGTGCAGGAATAGTGTTCAACCGTAATTGCTGCCGTCGCAAGGACAACGCCTGTCAGAATTGCGGCCGGTCGAGGGTGCCTGGGAAGTGCAAAGAGTCCTGCCAAAAGCAAGGCGAACCATGGCCAGCCAATCATCAAGGCAAATAACGCCCCCAACGCAGCCATATCCGGGCCGTTGTTTGCCGCGATAACAGCACCAACCCGATAGCTCATCAGGAGAGTGAAAGCCATCGTGGGAGTCCAGATGGACGCGGCCCACGCACGCTTCCGAAGCACGAAAGTCGCAATCAATGCTGCGGCAACCAAAATCATCAACGGAAAGTGAAATTGGTACGGCATGGATGATGATTAGTTCTTTAGTGCCATAGGTTGCGATCCAGGGTGCGGTATTGGATGGCCTCCATGACATGGGGCGGCTGGATGGTGGGGCTTCCGGCGAGGTCTGCGATGGTACGCGAGACTTTTAATATGCGGTCGTAGGCGCGGGCGCTGAGCTGGAGATTGGTCATGGCGTGGCGCAGGAGCTCCTGCCCGGCGCTGTCGAGTTTGCAATGCTCCTTGATCTGGCCGTGCGACATCTCGGCGTTCGTGCGCGTTTTGCGGGATGAGGCAAAACGCTCGCGCTGGATGCGGCGGGCCTCGATGACGCGGGATCGAATCGCTGCGGACGGCTCGGCGCTTTCGGTGCTGCTGAGATCCTTGTACTCCACGGCAGGGGCTTCGACATGGAGGTCGATGCGGTCGAGCAACGGGCCGGAGATGCGGTTGCGGTAGTTCTCGATCTCGCGCGGCGAGCACCGGCACTCGCGTTTCGGGTCTCCATAATAACCACATTTGCAGGGGTTCATCGCTGCGATGAGCATGAAGTTCGCCGGGAAGGTCACGCTGCCCGCTGCGCGGCTCACGGTCACCTGGCGATCTTCCAGGATCTGCCGCAGGGTTTCCAGCGTGGTGCGCTTGAACTCCGGCAGTTCATCGAGAAAGAGCACGCCGTGATGCGCTACGCTCACTTCGCCGGGCGAGGGATTGGCTGATCCGCCGACGAGGCCGACATCGGAAATGGTGGAGTGGGGGGAACGGAACGGCCTGCGGCCGACGAAGGGTGCGTCGTTTTTGAGCATCCCGGCCACGCTGTGAATCTTTGTGGTTTCGATGGCCTCCTCCAGCGTGAGCGGCGGCATGATGGTGGCGATGCGCTTCGAGAGCATCGACTTCCCGCTGCCCGGAGGTCCGATCAGCAGCAAAGCGTGGTTGCCGCTCACAGCCACCTCGATGGCGCGTTTGACATGATGCTGCCCCTTGACCTCGGAGAAATCGACTTCGTCGCGAGCCATGGACTCAAACAGCGCCTCGACATTCTCGGTCACGGGCGACAGTTCGGCCTTGCGGGTGAGAAACTCGTAGGTCTCGCGGAGGTTAGTCACGCCATAAACCTCGATGCCCTCGACCATGGCCGCTTCGCGCGCATTGGCGAGAGGAAGCACGACGGCCTTGTGCCCGCGATTGCGCGCTTCCAGTACCATCGACAGCGCACCCTTGACGGGACGGACTTCGCCGGTCAGCGCCAGCTCCCCGGCGACGAGGCAGCGGGCGAAGCGAGGCACATCCTCATCCAACGCCGCCGCGATCATGCCGAGCGCGATGGGCAGGTCAAAACTGGGGCCTTCCTTTTTAATGTCGGCGGGAGCGAGATTGATCGTGGTGCGCTCGCGCGGCCAGCGGTAGCCGCTATTCGAAATGGCCGTCGTGACGCGATCCTTGCTCTCCTTCACGGCGACATCCGGAAGCCCTACGACCACAATTTGCGGAGCGCCAGGGCCGGTGTTGACCTCGACTTCGACTTCAACAGCGTCGACGCCCTGAATGGCGGCGGAAAAGACTCGGGTCAGCATCCCGTGAAATTACATGATTCCCCTGCGGCATGTCGAATCTCGCTTCCGGAACAATTTGGGGAGGCAAGATTGGGAGTTTTTGCTGAGAGCGATCGACTGAGAGCATCATCGGCTCGTTAGCCTCGCAATAGCCGCCGTACACCCGGCGAGTCGGGAAGAATATGTGCCTCGTCGATTTGCTCGTCTGAGCGGAAGGTGACGCCTTCCGCCAGAAGCAT comes from Terrimicrobium sacchariphilum and encodes:
- a CDS encoding YifB family Mg chelatase-like AAA ATPase, producing the protein MLTRVFSAAIQGVDAVEVEVEVNTGPGAPQIVVVGLPDVAVKESKDRVTTAISNSGYRWPRERTTINLAPADIKKEGPSFDLPIALGMIAAALDEDVPRFARCLVAGELALTGEVRPVKGALSMVLEARNRGHKAVVLPLANAREAAMVEGIEVYGVTNLRETYEFLTRKAELSPVTENVEALFESMARDEVDFSEVKGQHHVKRAIEVAVSGNHALLLIGPPGSGKSMLSKRIATIMPPLTLEEAIETTKIHSVAGMLKNDAPFVGRRPFRSPHSTISDVGLVGGSANPSPGEVSVAHHGVLFLDELPEFKRTTLETLRQILEDRQVTVSRAAGSVTFPANFMLIAAMNPCKCGYYGDPKRECRCSPREIENYRNRISGPLLDRIDLHVEAPAVEYKDLSSTESAEPSAAIRSRVIEARRIQRERFASSRKTRTNAEMSHGQIKEHCKLDSAGQELLRHAMTNLQLSARAYDRILKVSRTIADLAGSPTIQPPHVMEAIQYRTLDRNLWH